The sequence CCCACACCCTGCCCGCCCTCGAGGAGGGAGAAAACACCGGCCAGGCCCAGTCCCACGCCCGCTGGCATCCCCTGCGGCAGGAGTGGGTGGTGTTTGCCGCCAGCCGCCAGGGCCGCACCTTTCTGCCCCCCAGGGAATACGACCCCCTGGCCCCCAGCAAGCCCGGCGGCTTTCCCACCGAAATCCCCTTTGAGGATTTCGAGATTGCCGTCTTTCAAAACCGCTGGCCCTCGCTCTCGCCCCACGCAGGAGAACCTCCCCAGGGCCTTGCCATCCCCACCCGCGATGCCAGGGGCGACTGCGAGGTGGTGGTCTACACCCCCGAGCACAGCGGCAGCATCGCCTCGCTCAGCCCCGAGCGGCGCGAGCTTTTGGTGCAGGTCTGGGCCGACCGCTACCGCGACCTCTACGCCCGCGAACACATCCAGTACGTGATGCCCTTCGAGAACCGGGGCGAGCAGATGGGAGTGACGCTGCACCACCCCCACGGGCAGATTTACGCCTACCCCTGGGTTCCGCCCATCCTGCAAAAGGAGCTCGAGGCTTTCCAGAAAAGCCCGGTGTTGCTGAACCTGATGCCCCACTTAGGCCCTTACACCGTGCTCGAGGACGAACACACCCTGGCCTGCGTCCCCCCCTACGCCCGCTACCCCTACGAGGTGCTGGTCTTCCCCAAGCGGTTCCACCCCGGCCTGTGGACCTTCAGCCAGGCCGAAACCCAGAGCTTCGCCCGGATGCTGGGCCAGGTGGTGCAAAAGCTGGATAACCTCTTCCACAAACCCATGCCCTACGTGATGGCCCTGCACGCTGCGCCCAAAGGAGCCGAGGCCATTTTCCATTTCCATGTGGAGTTCTACCCCGCCCTGCGCACCGCCGACAAACTCAAATACCTGGCCGGCACCGAGATTGCCGCCGGCACCTTTGCCATGGACGCCCTGCCCGAGGAAACCGCCAAGGTGCTGCGGGAGGTGGAGATATAGTTGCAGCGGGCCTTCCATGAGGCTCATGGGCTTTTGGCGGAGGCCAGGGGTTGTTAGCCGCCAATGGTCCAGATGACTCTGATGTAGCGGCCTTCAGATTCACCGTAGACCATCGGCTATAGATCATGGACTCTGGACTTGCTACAGGCTCATGTAACAAAAAGGCGGTAGGCTGAGATATGAACCCTTTTGCACTGGCCCGTC comes from Meiothermus sp. CFH 77666 and encodes:
- the galT gene encoding galactose-1-phosphate uridylyltransferase — its product is MHKRTYPKKDGRLLYLYGLAPHTLPALEEGENTGQAQSHARWHPLRQEWVVFAASRQGRTFLPPREYDPLAPSKPGGFPTEIPFEDFEIAVFQNRWPSLSPHAGEPPQGLAIPTRDARGDCEVVVYTPEHSGSIASLSPERRELLVQVWADRYRDLYAREHIQYVMPFENRGEQMGVTLHHPHGQIYAYPWVPPILQKELEAFQKSPVLLNLMPHLGPYTVLEDEHTLACVPPYARYPYEVLVFPKRFHPGLWTFSQAETQSFARMLGQVVQKLDNLFHKPMPYVMALHAAPKGAEAIFHFHVEFYPALRTADKLKYLAGTEIAAGTFAMDALPEETAKVLREVEI